The Rhipicephalus sanguineus isolate Rsan-2018 chromosome 7, BIME_Rsan_1.4, whole genome shotgun sequence genome includes a window with the following:
- the LOC119399248 gene encoding uncharacterized protein LOC119399248 produces the protein MPTFIRGVIGQYADRPSQNLLPTFLHLCNALVSCPQNPSGQFFFSFFPLLTCLRRDRQSTTPLPSASHVRILDFEGNHREETEAPFLQQPSLFHVGRTARKASEIGIEVARDRTGLLELLEAAVLHAGAMIGQAFSQLRSFISGLRGLAGVVWCKAEHLILFLSNEEHALAAWDDYILRFREFFGLESDEDEDSSSDEDDNDVWPDE, from the exons ATGCCGACCTTCATTCGAGGAGTGATAGGCCAGTATGCGGATAGG CCGTCTCAAAATTTATTGCCCACATTCCTTCACCTTTGTAACGCACTCGTGAGCTGTCCGCAGAATCCTTccggtcagttttttttttctttttttccactgcTTACCTGTCTTCGTCGAGACAGGCAGTCCACGACGCCGTTGCCGAGTGCCTCACACGTGCGCATTTTAGACTTCGAAG GGAACCACCGAGAAGAAACCGAAGCCCCGTTTCTGCAGCAGCCCAGTCTGTTCCACGTCGGCCGTACAGCgaggaaggcttccgagatcggcaTCGAGGTGGCGCGCGACCGTACTGGACTCCTGGAACTCCTGGaagcagccgttctacacgccgGGGCAATGATTGGACAAGCCTTCAGCCAGTTGCGAAGCTTCATCAGCGGATTGAGAGGACTCGCCGGCGTAGTTTGGTGTAAAGCAGAGCACCTGATACTCTTCTTGTCGAACGAAGAACATGCCCTTGCCGCCTGGGATGATTACATCTTGCGCTTCCGGGAATTTTTTGGGTTGGAAAGCGATGAGGATGAAGATTCCTCGTCCGATGAAGATGATAATGACGTTTGGCCCGATGAATAG
- the LOC119400532 gene encoding ADP-ribosylation factor-like protein 11 produces the protein MIVCVGPKGCGKTALLKCLQQRISGKGRNVELQDTRPTIGVNMTLLKISKDKTCHVREVGGEMAPFLHQQTSDATGVMYVADSSNVFQFGETYVTLLDLLTLENLKSVPFLLVFSKTDANQAVPLDEYKDAMRLADVLSAATQDIATVDTSSLTGYGMDEIIEWMARVTAG, from the coding sequence ATGATCGTCTGCGTCGGGCCCAAGGGTTGTGGCAAGACGGCGCTGCTGAAATGCCTGCAGCAACGTATAAGCGGCAAAGGAAGAAACGTCGAGTTACAGGACACGCGGCCTACCATAGGAGTCAACATGACGCTGCTGAAAATCTCCAAGGACAAGACGTGCCACGTGCGCGAAGTGGGCGGCGAGATGGCGCCGTTCCTTCACCAGCAGACCTCTGACGCCACGGGTGTGATGTACGTGGCTGACTCTTCGAACGTGTTTCAGTTTGGCGAGACTTACGTCACTCTTCTGGACCTGCTCACCCTCGAGAACCTGAAGAGCGTCCCTTTCCTGTTGGTCTTCAGCAAAACCGATGCCAACCAGGCCGTGCCTTTGGATGAGTACAAGGACGCCATGAGGCTCGCCGACGTGCTCAGTGCCGCCACCCAGGACATTGCAACGGTGGACACGAGCTCTTTGACTGGTTACGGGATGGACGAGATCATCGAGTGGATGGCACGTGTCACTGCAGGCTGA